In Micromonospora sp. NBC_01813, the following are encoded in one genomic region:
- a CDS encoding Gmad2 immunoglobulin-like domain-containing protein, giving the protein MDNHDSQPGDDDLLRRVLRGHADRVNIRPDALTAIQEKIDARRRSRVPVALLGTAAATVAATFVGVVGCLPTPPHAPPPGAATAGPVQPDATPGDLASRSPGGLDGQLTGPGTAAPPTSGAAGEQAGDAVATLPVYYAGEVDGQLRLYREFHRFDLGSPDVVGELSAALAEMLSGSRLRDPDYRTLWPTGAAVTSVWTQYDIVGVNISGAEVANLDAAGAAAAVQQLAWTVAGVVGGDPRIRLLLDGEPVDRLWGHVDTSREIVKGAPLDTLAMLWLIEPQHGDTVGRTFTVHLAGSVFEATAQLRVRQGGQVVHQRYVTLDAGAPGRGEATVELTLAPGAYTIEAYEESMVEGEGERHLVDVAVTVR; this is encoded by the coding sequence ATGGACAACCACGACAGCCAGCCCGGCGACGACGACCTGTTGCGCCGGGTCCTGCGCGGGCACGCCGACCGGGTCAACATCCGCCCGGACGCGCTGACCGCGATCCAGGAGAAGATCGACGCCAGGCGGCGCAGCCGCGTCCCGGTGGCCCTGCTCGGCACCGCCGCCGCGACCGTCGCCGCCACCTTCGTCGGTGTCGTCGGCTGCCTGCCGACCCCGCCGCACGCCCCGCCGCCCGGGGCGGCCACCGCCGGTCCGGTCCAGCCCGACGCGACCCCCGGTGACCTGGCCAGCCGGTCACCGGGCGGCCTCGACGGCCAGCTCACCGGCCCCGGTACCGCGGCCCCGCCGACTTCCGGCGCCGCCGGGGAACAGGCCGGCGACGCCGTCGCCACCCTGCCGGTCTACTACGCCGGCGAGGTCGACGGGCAGTTGCGGCTCTACCGGGAGTTCCACCGCTTCGACCTGGGCAGCCCGGACGTCGTCGGCGAGCTGAGCGCCGCCCTCGCCGAGATGCTCTCCGGCAGCCGGCTACGCGACCCCGACTACCGCACCCTCTGGCCGACGGGTGCCGCCGTGACCAGTGTCTGGACCCAGTACGACATCGTCGGGGTCAACATCAGCGGCGCCGAGGTCGCCAACCTCGACGCGGCCGGTGCCGCCGCCGCCGTACAGCAGCTCGCCTGGACGGTCGCCGGGGTCGTCGGCGGCGACCCACGGATCCGGCTGCTGCTCGACGGCGAACCGGTCGACCGGCTGTGGGGCCACGTCGACACCAGTCGCGAGATCGTCAAGGGAGCTCCGCTGGACACCCTGGCCATGCTCTGGCTGATCGAACCGCAGCACGGCGACACCGTCGGACGCACCTTCACCGTGCACCTCGCCGGCAGCGTCTTCGAAGCGACCGCGCAGCTGCGGGTCCGCCAGGGCGGGCAGGTCGTCCACCAGCGGTACGTCACCCTCGACGCCGGCGCACCCGGGCGCGGCGAAGCCACCGTCGAGCTGACCCTGGCGCCGGGGGCGTACACCATCGAGGCGTACGAGGAGTCGATGGTCGAAGGCGAGGGTGAACGGCACCTCGTCGACGTGGCGGTCACCGTACGGTGA
- a CDS encoding SigE family RNA polymerase sigma factor — protein sequence MPRQRTQTSVWAADEAVTRLFAAHYRPLVRLATLLLREPGLAEEIVQDAYVALHSRWWRLRDADKALAYLRVTVVNRCRSAIRHRRVVQAHLAAARPDPDAPSAEAGALDQLRHDDVVTALRALPPRQREAIVLRYYADLSEAQIADTMGVSRGAVKSHTARGIAALRSSLDGL from the coding sequence ATGCCGCGGCAGCGGACGCAGACATCGGTGTGGGCGGCGGACGAGGCGGTCACCCGCCTGTTCGCCGCGCACTACCGTCCGTTGGTGCGGCTCGCCACCCTGCTGCTGCGCGAACCCGGCCTGGCGGAGGAGATCGTGCAGGACGCCTACGTGGCCCTGCACAGCCGCTGGTGGCGGCTGCGCGACGCGGACAAGGCGCTGGCGTACCTGCGGGTCACCGTCGTCAACCGGTGCCGCTCGGCGATCCGGCACCGACGCGTCGTGCAGGCCCACCTCGCCGCCGCCCGCCCCGACCCCGACGCGCCCAGCGCCGAAGCCGGCGCGCTCGACCAGCTCCGCCACGACGACGTCGTGACCGCACTGCGCGCCCTGCCGCCCCGCCAGCGCGAGGCGATCGTGCTGCGCTACTACGCCGACCTGTCCGAGGCGCAGATCGCCGACACGATGGGCGTCAGCCGGGGCGCCGTCAAGAGCCACACCGCACGCGGCATCGCCGCCCTGCGTAGCAGCCTGGACGGACTGTGA
- the ribH gene encoding 6,7-dimethyl-8-ribityllumazine synthase has product MAGFGEPGVSTVDAGGLTVGVVAARWHGDLVDVMLARALAAADACGVAGVRVARVAGSVELPIVAQALARQCDAVVALGVVVRGATAHFDYVCKSVTEGLTRVSLDESTPVGHGVLTVETIDQARDRAGLPDSIEDKGWSSMVAVLDAALALRALRPVPVN; this is encoded by the coding sequence ATGGCCGGATTCGGGGAACCCGGAGTCTCCACCGTCGACGCCGGCGGGCTGACCGTCGGCGTCGTCGCCGCCCGCTGGCACGGCGACCTGGTCGACGTGATGCTCGCCCGAGCCCTGGCCGCCGCCGACGCCTGCGGCGTCGCCGGGGTGCGGGTCGCCCGGGTGGCCGGCTCCGTGGAACTGCCCATCGTGGCCCAGGCCCTGGCCCGGCAATGTGACGCGGTGGTCGCCCTCGGCGTGGTGGTACGCGGTGCCACCGCCCACTTCGACTACGTGTGCAAGTCCGTCACCGAGGGACTCACCAGGGTCTCCCTGGACGAATCCACCCCGGTCGGGCACGGCGTACTCACCGTCGAGACCATCGACCAGGCCCGCGACCGCGCCGGACTGCCCGACTCGATCGAGGACAAGGGCTGGTCGTCGATGGTCGCCGTACTCGACGCGGCGCTGGCCCTGCGGGCACTGCGACCGGTCCCGGTGAACTGA
- a CDS encoding bifunctional 3,4-dihydroxy-2-butanone-4-phosphate synthase/GTP cyclohydrolase II, translating to MTAAGFGTVEQALDDLAAGRAVVVVDDADRENEGDLIFAAEHATAELVAFMVRYTSGYICAPLPEAECDRLDLPPMYHTNQDRRGTAYTVTVDAREGVSTGISAADRAHTLRLLADPATSPADLARPGHVVPLRARAGGVLQRPGHTEAAVDLARLAGLHPAGVLCELVNDDGTVMRLPDLEKFSADHGLTLITIADLIAHRRRTETHVRRGAQARLPMPYGVFRAVGYHVADDPVEHLALVHGDIDDGRDVLVRVHSECLTGDVFGSLRCDCGPQLDAALARIAAEGRGVVLYLRGHEGRGIGLVHKLRAYQLQDQGRDTVDANLEQGLPADARDYGTGAQILTDLGVRSIRLLTNNPDKISGLAGYGLHVLGREPLTIHPHPENVRYLRTKRDRMGHLLDELDHVEQIDRADELDLVDQIDHVGELSGGRA from the coding sequence GTGACCGCCGCCGGGTTCGGCACCGTCGAGCAGGCCCTCGACGACCTGGCCGCCGGCCGGGCCGTGGTGGTCGTCGACGACGCCGACCGGGAGAACGAGGGCGACCTGATCTTCGCCGCCGAACACGCCACCGCCGAACTCGTCGCCTTCATGGTGCGCTACACCTCCGGCTACATCTGCGCCCCGCTGCCCGAAGCCGAATGCGACCGGCTCGACCTGCCGCCGATGTACCACACCAACCAGGACCGACGCGGCACCGCGTACACCGTCACCGTCGACGCGCGCGAAGGTGTCAGCACCGGCATCTCCGCCGCCGACCGTGCGCACACCCTGCGGCTGCTCGCCGACCCGGCCACCAGCCCGGCCGACCTGGCCCGGCCCGGCCACGTCGTGCCGCTGCGCGCCCGCGCCGGCGGCGTGCTGCAGCGCCCCGGGCACACCGAGGCCGCCGTCGACCTGGCCCGGCTCGCCGGCCTGCATCCCGCCGGGGTGCTCTGCGAGCTGGTCAACGACGACGGCACCGTGATGCGCCTGCCCGACCTGGAGAAGTTCTCCGCCGACCACGGGCTCACCCTGATCACCATCGCCGACCTGATCGCCCACCGGCGGCGGACCGAAACCCACGTGCGGCGCGGCGCGCAGGCCCGACTGCCGATGCCGTACGGCGTGTTCCGCGCGGTCGGATACCACGTCGCCGACGACCCGGTCGAACACCTGGCCCTGGTCCACGGCGACATCGACGACGGACGCGACGTGCTGGTGCGGGTCCACTCCGAATGCCTCACCGGCGACGTGTTCGGCTCGCTGCGCTGCGACTGCGGCCCCCAACTGGACGCCGCCCTCGCCCGGATCGCCGCCGAAGGTCGTGGCGTGGTGCTCTACCTGCGCGGGCACGAGGGCCGCGGCATCGGGCTGGTGCACAAGTTGCGCGCCTACCAGCTGCAGGACCAGGGCCGCGACACCGTCGACGCCAATCTGGAGCAGGGCCTGCCGGCCGACGCCCGCGACTACGGCACCGGGGCACAGATCCTGACCGATCTCGGCGTACGGTCGATCCGGCTGCTCACCAACAACCCGGACAAGATCTCCGGGCTCGCCGGCTACGGTCTGCACGTCCTCGGACGTGAACCGTTGACCATCCACCCCCATCCGGAGAACGTGCGCTACCTGCGGACCAAACGCGACCGGATGGGCCACCTGCTCGACGAACTCGACCACGTCGAGCAGATCGACCGGGCCGACGAACTCGACCTTGTCGACCAGATCGACCACGTCGGCGAGCTTTCCGGAGGGCGGGCGTAA
- a CDS encoding riboflavin synthase, producing the protein MFTGIIEELGEAAALTWQGDSGVLTVRGPLVAADARHGDSIAVNGVCLTVVAVDGERFTVDVMKETFDRSSLGALRPGEPVNLERAATLATRLGGHLVQGHVDGVGTVLSRTPGERWEQVRFSLPAGLERYVVEKGSITVDGISLTVMEVHDGDTDRTDDTGWFSVGLIPTTLQLTTLGRAPVGALVNLEVDVIAKYVAKQLGSAPVTSGGRR; encoded by the coding sequence ATGTTCACCGGGATCATCGAGGAGCTGGGCGAAGCCGCCGCGCTCACCTGGCAGGGCGACAGCGGGGTGCTCACCGTACGCGGGCCGCTGGTCGCCGCCGACGCCCGGCACGGCGACTCCATCGCCGTCAACGGCGTCTGCCTCACCGTCGTCGCCGTCGACGGCGAACGGTTCACCGTCGACGTCATGAAGGAGACCTTCGACCGCAGCTCCCTGGGCGCCCTGCGCCCCGGCGAGCCGGTCAACCTGGAACGCGCCGCCACCCTGGCCACCCGCCTCGGCGGGCACCTGGTGCAGGGCCACGTCGACGGCGTCGGCACCGTGCTCTCCCGTACCCCGGGCGAACGGTGGGAGCAGGTCCGGTTCAGCCTGCCGGCCGGCCTGGAGCGCTACGTCGTCGAGAAAGGCTCGATCACCGTCGACGGCATCTCGTTGACCGTGATGGAGGTGCACGACGGCGACACCGACCGGACCGACGACACCGGCTGGTTCAGCGTCGGACTGATCCCCACCACACTGCAACTCACCACCCTCGGCCGCGCACCGGTCGGGGCACTGGTCAACCTGGAGGTCGACGTGATCGCGAAGTACGTGGCGAAGCAACTCGGCAGCGCACCGGTGACGAGCGGGGGCCGCCGGTGA
- the ribD gene encoding bifunctional diaminohydroxyphosphoribosylaminopyrimidine deaminase/5-amino-6-(5-phosphoribosylamino)uracil reductase RibD: MAILSEHDAMRRAVDLAVRGLGSVSPNPIVGCVLLDAAGHVVGEGFHAYAGGPHAEIVALAQAGDRARGGTAVVTLEPCNHIGRTGPCSTALVDAGLARVVLAVPDPNPIAAGGADTLRAAGIDVAVGLGADEAEAANIAWLTAVRRRRPYIVWKYAATLDGRSAATDGTSMWITSEAARTDVHALRGTADAIIAGIGTVLADDPRLTARNLRDGSLASRQPLRVVVDSSGRTPADARVRDAAAPTWIATTADVGTDHLGRVDLTALLSALYDRGIRSALLEGGPALAGAFLRAGLVDRVVGYLAPRLLGAGAAALGDAGVHTIADAIDLTIVDVTQVGPDLRITAEPRQKEG; encoded by the coding sequence ATGGCGATCCTCTCCGAGCACGATGCGATGCGACGCGCCGTCGACCTCGCCGTACGCGGCCTCGGCTCAGTGAGCCCCAACCCGATCGTCGGCTGCGTCCTGCTCGACGCCGCCGGCCACGTCGTCGGCGAAGGCTTCCACGCCTACGCCGGCGGACCACACGCCGAGATCGTCGCCCTGGCCCAGGCCGGCGACCGCGCCCGTGGCGGCACCGCCGTGGTCACCCTCGAACCCTGCAACCACATCGGCCGCACCGGACCCTGCTCGACCGCGCTGGTCGACGCCGGTCTCGCCCGCGTCGTGCTCGCCGTACCCGACCCCAACCCGATCGCCGCCGGTGGCGCCGACACGCTGCGCGCCGCCGGCATCGACGTCGCGGTCGGCCTGGGTGCCGACGAGGCCGAAGCCGCCAACATCGCCTGGCTCACCGCCGTACGTCGCCGCCGGCCCTACATCGTCTGGAAGTACGCCGCCACCCTCGACGGCCGCTCCGCCGCCACCGACGGCACCAGCATGTGGATCACCTCGGAAGCGGCCCGCACCGACGTCCACGCGCTGCGGGGCACCGCCGACGCGATCATCGCCGGGATCGGCACCGTACTCGCCGACGACCCCCGGCTCACCGCCCGCAACCTGCGCGACGGCAGCCTCGCCAGCCGGCAACCGCTGCGGGTCGTCGTCGACAGCTCCGGGCGTACCCCCGCCGACGCCCGGGTCCGCGACGCCGCCGCGCCCACCTGGATCGCCACCACCGCGGACGTCGGCACCGACCACCTCGGCCGGGTCGACCTCACCGCCCTGCTGAGCGCGCTCTACGACCGGGGCATCCGGTCCGCGCTGCTCGAAGGCGGACCGGCGCTCGCCGGGGCGTTCCTGCGCGCCGGCCTGGTCGACCGGGTCGTCGGCTACCTCGCCCCCAGACTGCTCGGCGCCGGTGCCGCCGCGCTCGGCGACGCCGGTGTGCACACCATCGCCGACGCGATCGACCTGACCATCGTCGACGTCACCCAGGTCGGCCCCGACCTGCGGATCACCGCCGAACCCCGGCAGAAAGAGGGCTGA
- a CDS encoding GGDEF domain-containing response regulator, whose translation MSPEGAESRPDLILVVDDDVDIARFVEVNLRLHGFDVKLAHDGQEALEVIERHRPDLAVVDLMMPRIGGLELTRRLRADPMTAALPIIMLTAKGMTVDKVVGLTAGADDYLVKPFDTSELIARVSSTLRRNREYREVSPLTGLPGNTRVSREITDRVRSGADYAVGYVDIDRFKSVNDVYGFGRGDEFITALARCMHRAVVAVGLPPAFLGHIGGDDFVVVCAPEQVRPIIEQAIVAFEKAADELYDPSDAQRGYVEVKDRRGNLQKAALVTLSVGVAVSAGSRRFSEPREIITVANEMKSVAKSQPGSFIAVDRRLSTS comes from the coding sequence GTGAGCCCGGAGGGGGCCGAGTCCCGGCCGGATCTGATCCTCGTCGTCGACGACGATGTCGACATCGCCCGGTTCGTCGAGGTCAATCTGCGGTTGCACGGTTTCGACGTGAAGCTCGCCCACGACGGCCAGGAGGCGTTGGAGGTCATCGAGCGGCACCGGCCCGACCTGGCCGTGGTCGACCTGATGATGCCCCGCATCGGCGGGTTGGAGCTCACCCGCCGGCTACGCGCCGACCCGATGACCGCCGCGTTGCCGATCATCATGTTGACCGCGAAGGGAATGACCGTCGACAAGGTCGTCGGGCTGACCGCCGGCGCCGACGACTACCTGGTCAAGCCGTTCGACACCTCGGAGTTGATCGCCCGGGTGAGTTCCACCCTGCGGCGCAACCGCGAATACCGGGAGGTCTCGCCGCTGACCGGGCTGCCGGGTAACACCCGGGTCAGCCGGGAGATCACCGACCGGGTCCGCAGCGGTGCCGACTACGCGGTCGGCTACGTCGACATCGACCGGTTCAAGAGCGTCAACGACGTGTACGGGTTCGGCCGTGGCGACGAGTTCATCACCGCACTCGCCCGGTGCATGCACCGGGCCGTGGTGGCCGTCGGGTTGCCACCGGCGTTCCTCGGTCACATCGGCGGTGACGACTTCGTGGTGGTCTGCGCCCCTGAGCAGGTACGGCCGATCATCGAGCAGGCGATCGTCGCCTTCGAGAAGGCGGCCGACGAGCTCTACGACCCGTCCGACGCGCAGCGTGGGTACGTCGAGGTGAAGGACCGCCGGGGGAACCTGCAGAAGGCCGCCCTGGTGACGCTCTCGGTGGGGGTGGCGGTGTCGGCCGGGTCGCGCCGGTTCAGCGAACCACGCGAGATCATCACCGTGGCCAACGAGATGAAGTCGGTGGCCAAGAGCCAGCCCGGTTCGTTCATCGCGGTCGACCGGCGGCTGTCTACCAGCTGA
- the rpe gene encoding ribulose-phosphate 3-epimerase — protein sequence MTAPAPIIAPSILAADFSRLADEARAVEGSADWLHVDVMDNHFVPNLTIGLPVVQSLLPVTSLPFDVHLMITDPRRWAPGYADAGAYNVTFHAEACDDPVALAKELRSAGAKAGLAIDRDTPVDQYLDLLPSFDTLLIMTIKAGFGGQRFIPEMLDKVRAARRHVAAGHLELRIEVDGGIAADTIEAAAAAGADAFVAGTAVYGAEDPAEAVRKLRIAAERTAPRW from the coding sequence GTGACCGCACCAGCGCCGATCATCGCGCCGAGCATCCTGGCTGCCGACTTCTCCCGCCTGGCCGACGAGGCCCGGGCGGTCGAGGGGTCGGCCGACTGGTTGCACGTCGACGTGATGGACAACCACTTCGTGCCGAACCTGACGATCGGGTTGCCGGTGGTGCAGAGCCTGTTGCCGGTGACGTCGCTGCCGTTCGACGTGCACCTGATGATCACTGATCCGCGTCGCTGGGCACCCGGCTACGCCGACGCCGGCGCGTACAACGTGACGTTCCACGCCGAGGCCTGCGACGACCCGGTTGCTCTGGCAAAGGAGCTGCGCTCGGCCGGGGCCAAGGCCGGCCTGGCCATCGACCGGGACACCCCGGTCGATCAGTACCTCGACCTGCTGCCCAGCTTCGACACGCTGCTGATCATGACGATCAAGGCCGGCTTCGGCGGCCAGCGGTTCATCCCGGAGATGCTGGACAAGGTCCGGGCGGCCCGTCGGCATGTCGCCGCCGGCCACCTGGAGCTGCGGATCGAGGTCGACGGCGGGATCGCCGCCGACACCATCGAGGCGGCGGCGGCCGCCGGAGCGGACGCCTTCGTCGCCGGCACTGCCGTCTACGGTGCCGAGGACCCGGCCGAGGCGGTACGCAAGCTGCGGATCGCCGCCGAGCGGACCGCGCCACGGTGGTGA
- a CDS encoding septum formation family protein, giving the protein MTRSGSLAGTLSGDAPLRPDCFEPEFADDGTLDALPPAGCDEPHGSEFVGTYVEDEQLTLDEAFSRSDAVNDRCLGVVAAYANVPADADLQYRVGSFYFLPHETEWDEGDRRIRCYAWRPDPPLTRSVRAGGTPALPIQYG; this is encoded by the coding sequence GTGACACGATCCGGCAGCCTCGCCGGAACGCTGTCCGGGGACGCGCCGCTGCGGCCGGACTGTTTCGAACCGGAGTTCGCCGATGACGGCACCCTCGATGCCCTGCCACCGGCGGGCTGCGATGAACCGCACGGCAGCGAGTTCGTCGGCACGTACGTCGAGGACGAGCAGCTCACCCTCGACGAGGCGTTCAGCCGCTCCGATGCGGTCAACGACCGGTGCCTGGGCGTTGTCGCCGCGTACGCCAACGTGCCGGCCGATGCCGACCTGCAGTACCGGGTCGGCTCGTTCTACTTCCTGCCGCACGAGACCGAATGGGACGAGGGTGACCGGCGGATCCGCTGCTACGCCTGGCGACCCGATCCACCGCTCACCCGGTCGGTGCGAGCTGGCGGCACTCCGGCATTGCCGATCCAGTACGGGTGA
- a CDS encoding septum formation family protein: protein MAGQRSVRSGSGRRAALATALTLAVAAVAGCAKLPEGVDGELVDGWAAFAEPVAFVPAVGTCHNRETTEGAMADYIPVDCAQMHLVEIVHVGAFAGEHAEGDTAPEAGSAARIAARTECDQRVAEFIGGPWQAGTLRLVVVTPSQQAWDGGARWLRCDLGETSGANGSNIVTRSVTLKGVLTDDDSSVPLRCFDSADVADDDEPLIERVDCGSPHQSEYAGTYLEDKLSYREVELNSSDVHGRCKTVVASYAKVPDDDDLQYRVGTIYSYPTKSDWADGDRTIRCFAWRADPLLTRSVRGGGNSALPIQYE from the coding sequence ATGGCAGGACAGCGGAGCGTCAGATCCGGCAGCGGAAGAAGGGCTGCGCTGGCCACGGCGCTGACGCTGGCGGTCGCGGCCGTCGCCGGCTGCGCGAAGTTGCCCGAAGGGGTGGACGGCGAGCTGGTCGACGGATGGGCGGCCTTCGCCGAGCCGGTCGCGTTCGTGCCGGCGGTCGGCACCTGCCACAACCGGGAGACGACCGAAGGCGCCATGGCCGACTACATTCCGGTCGACTGTGCTCAGATGCATCTCGTGGAGATCGTCCATGTCGGAGCGTTCGCCGGGGAGCACGCCGAGGGCGATACCGCGCCGGAGGCGGGATCGGCTGCTCGGATCGCTGCCCGCACCGAGTGTGACCAGCGGGTCGCGGAGTTCATCGGCGGTCCCTGGCAGGCCGGGACGCTGCGGCTGGTGGTCGTCACCCCGTCGCAGCAGGCCTGGGACGGGGGTGCCCGCTGGTTGCGCTGCGACCTCGGCGAGACGTCCGGCGCCAACGGCAGCAACATCGTCACCCGGTCGGTCACCCTCAAGGGTGTGCTGACCGACGACGACAGTTCGGTACCGCTGCGCTGCTTCGACTCGGCGGACGTCGCCGACGACGACGAGCCGCTCATCGAGCGGGTCGACTGTGGTTCACCGCACCAGTCCGAGTACGCCGGAACCTACCTCGAGGACAAGCTGAGCTACCGCGAGGTGGAGTTGAACTCCAGCGACGTGCACGGCCGCTGCAAGACCGTGGTGGCCAGCTACGCGAAGGTCCCGGACGACGACGACCTGCAGTACCGGGTCGGCACCATCTACAGCTACCCCACCAAGTCGGACTGGGCCGACGGCGACCGGACGATCCGCTGCTTCGCCTGGCGGGCGGATCCGCTGCTGACCCGGTCGGTGCGCGGCGGCGGCAACAGCGCCCTACCGATCCAGTACGAGTAA
- a CDS encoding septum formation family protein has protein sequence MARRWGGAPRRDTRSLVLARLAALLTAASLTAMAGCAPPPLPGLDGDLTDGWGVFDEPSTFVPVAGTCHRTEAASGSGRYYRPVDCDQLHRFETVHVGTFTGADAQLTIVPANTSPTRASARAECTARATEFLGQAVQQGRLTLSVVLPPQAAWSTGARWFRCDLAEVTSVYLGEVAPRTGSLRGALAGDAPLALRCYEPQWDSDDYLAAMEPVDCGRPHRSEFVGAYAESDGFDYDDFNVEDDTVHERCLRMIASYAALPVDDDLTWRINTLYFEPSRQEWIEGDRQVRCFLYMSELAPPLTRSAKGGGPDLLPVW, from the coding sequence ATGGCACGACGGTGGGGCGGCGCGCCACGACGGGACACCCGCTCACTGGTGCTGGCGAGACTGGCGGCCCTGCTGACCGCCGCGTCGCTGACCGCGATGGCGGGCTGTGCGCCACCACCGCTGCCGGGGCTCGACGGCGACCTGACCGACGGTTGGGGCGTGTTCGACGAGCCGAGCACTTTCGTCCCGGTGGCCGGCACCTGCCACCGCACCGAGGCCGCCTCCGGCAGCGGCAGGTACTACCGGCCGGTCGACTGCGACCAGCTGCACCGGTTCGAGACGGTGCATGTTGGCACCTTCACCGGCGCCGACGCGCAACTGACGATCGTGCCGGCGAACACCTCACCGACCCGGGCCTCAGCTCGCGCCGAGTGCACCGCCCGGGCCACCGAGTTCCTCGGGCAGGCGGTACAGCAGGGCCGGCTGACACTGAGTGTGGTGTTACCGCCGCAGGCTGCCTGGAGCACCGGGGCCCGGTGGTTCCGCTGCGATCTCGCCGAGGTCACCAGTGTGTACCTCGGCGAGGTGGCTCCCCGTACCGGGAGCCTGCGCGGCGCCCTGGCCGGTGACGCGCCGTTGGCGCTGCGCTGCTACGAACCGCAGTGGGACAGCGACGACTACCTCGCGGCCATGGAACCGGTCGACTGCGGCCGACCGCACCGCAGCGAGTTCGTCGGCGCGTACGCCGAGAGCGACGGATTCGACTACGACGATTTCAACGTCGAGGACGACACGGTCCACGAACGGTGCCTACGGATGATCGCGAGCTACGCCGCGCTGCCGGTCGACGACGACCTGACCTGGCGGATCAACACGCTGTACTTCGAGCCGAGCCGGCAGGAGTGGATCGAGGGAGATCGGCAGGTCCGCTGTTTCCTGTACATGTCCGAGCTGGCTCCCCCGCTGACCCGCTCGGCCAAGGGCGGCGGGCCTGATCTGCTGCCGGTCTGGTGA
- a CDS encoding septum formation family protein, whose translation MPEPLDCDSPHQAEFVGAYVEERLSFRDLQSNHDAVHDRCRSELARYAGVPDDGDLQYRAGTIYTYPTAADWLDGDRTIRCFVWRADPLLTR comes from the coding sequence GTGCCCGAGCCGCTCGACTGCGACTCCCCACACCAGGCTGAGTTCGTCGGCGCGTACGTCGAGGAGCGCCTGTCGTTCCGTGACCTGCAGTCGAACCACGACGCGGTCCACGACCGCTGCCGATCGGAGCTGGCACGTTACGCGGGCGTGCCGGACGACGGCGACCTGCAGTACCGGGCCGGCACCATCTACACCTACCCCACCGCCGCGGACTGGCTCGACGGCGACCGGACCATCCGCTGCTTCGTCTGGCGGGCCGATCCGCTGCTGACCAGGTAA
- a CDS encoding VOC family protein, producing MASIQPIISTPDLPRLQKFYETLLCAEQVLRQPADGPAFYVGLRHGESEFGIVNEERADLSAPARVLLSIDVDDVDALLGQVEAAGGTVLAPPNDMPWGQRVAHLADPDGNLINLTHQL from the coding sequence ATGGCCAGCATTCAACCCATCATCAGTACGCCGGACCTGCCCCGCCTGCAGAAGTTCTACGAGACGCTGCTCTGCGCCGAACAGGTGCTCCGGCAGCCGGCGGACGGCCCGGCCTTCTATGTCGGACTGCGGCACGGCGAGTCGGAGTTCGGCATCGTCAACGAGGAGCGGGCCGACCTGTCCGCGCCGGCGCGGGTCCTGCTCAGCATCGACGTCGACGACGTGGACGCACTGCTCGGCCAGGTCGAGGCGGCCGGCGGCACGGTCCTCGCGCCACCGAACGACATGCCGTGGGGCCAGCGGGTCGCGCACCTCGCCGACCCGGACGGCAACCTGATCAACCTGACCCACCAGCTCTGA